Proteins found in one Synechococcus sp. LA31 genomic segment:
- the thiS gene encoding sulfur carrier protein ThiS, whose translation MSNTTIEVRLNGEPIQCPAGLSLLQLLQLRGYKPELVVVEFNGEILPRVRWANQSVREADGVEVVTIVGGGS comes from the coding sequence ATGAGCAACACCACGATCGAGGTTCGCCTGAACGGCGAGCCCATTCAGTGCCCCGCCGGGTTGTCGTTGCTGCAGCTGCTGCAGTTGCGCGGTTACAAGCCTGAGCTGGTGGTGGTGGAGTTCAACGGCGAGATCCTGCCCAGGGTTCGCTGGGCGAATCAATCCGTACGGGAAGCCGATGGTGTGGAGGTGGTCACCATCGTGGGAGGGGGTTCCTAG
- the larB gene encoding nickel pincer cofactor biosynthesis protein LarB, which yields MSETARLDLQRRSRIGMVEAIWGEHKTAEQIAGILLRLHAADELALATRVDAAKADTVRQHLQGEACVGQLQFHPDARCLSLGAPAPLRPELGEVVVLSGGTSDLPVASEAQLALHWHGICCEQLLDVGVAGLHRLLGQLERLQQARVLIACAGMEGALPTVLAGLMPQPVIGVPVSVGYGVSAGGQAALHGMLASCAPGMSVVNIDNGYGAAMAALRILNSGAAAAAGPLP from the coding sequence ATGAGTGAAACGGCGCGTCTTGATCTGCAACGCCGCAGCCGCATCGGCATGGTGGAGGCGATCTGGGGTGAGCACAAAACCGCCGAGCAGATCGCTGGGATCCTGCTGCGCTTGCATGCCGCTGATGAACTGGCTCTAGCCACCCGGGTGGATGCCGCCAAAGCGGACACAGTGCGGCAGCACCTGCAAGGCGAAGCCTGTGTGGGGCAACTGCAATTTCACCCCGATGCCCGCTGTCTCAGCCTGGGGGCACCAGCGCCCCTGCGCCCGGAGCTGGGGGAGGTGGTGGTGCTGAGCGGTGGCACCAGCGATTTACCGGTTGCTAGCGAAGCGCAGCTGGCCCTGCACTGGCATGGGATTTGCTGTGAGCAGCTACTCGATGTGGGCGTGGCAGGCCTGCACAGGCTGCTGGGCCAACTCGAACGCCTGCAGCAGGCGCGTGTGTTGATTGCTTGCGCAGGCATGGAAGGGGCACTGCCCACGGTGCTCGCCGGCCTGATGCCTCAACCGGTGATCGGCGTGCCGGTGAGCGTTGGCTACGGGGTGAGTGCGGGCGGCCAGGCGGCCTTGCACGGCATGCTCGCCAGCTGTGCACCGGGGATGAGCGTGGTGAACATCGACAACGGCTACGGCGCGGCCATGGCGGCCCTGCGCATTCTCAACAGTGGGGCCGCAGCGGCAGCGGGGCCGTTGCCTTGA
- a CDS encoding SPFH domain-containing protein, giving the protein METLFGLPALAVIALLGINGVKVTSGGQSRLVERLGKYDRQLQPGLSFVLPVVERVVSHESLKERVLDIPPQQCITRDNVAIEVDAVVYWQLLEHSRAYYGVDNLQAAMVNLVLTQIRAEMGKLDLDQTFTTRQEVNEALLRELDQATDPWGVKVTRVELRDIQPSRGVQQAMEQQMTAEREKRAAILRSEGERESQLNAARGRAEALVLDAKAKQEALLLEAEAQAKQQELLAQARADAATRLATVMQSHPQASEAIRLLLAGDWMAMGESMANAPAGSVLMVDPQSPAALLTALRDLQKPQG; this is encoded by the coding sequence GTGGAAACCCTTTTCGGTCTGCCCGCCTTGGCGGTGATCGCCCTGTTGGGCATCAACGGCGTGAAAGTTACCAGTGGCGGCCAGTCGCGCCTGGTAGAGCGCCTTGGCAAATACGACCGCCAGCTGCAGCCAGGCCTCTCCTTCGTGCTGCCGGTGGTGGAGCGGGTGGTGAGCCACGAATCGCTGAAGGAGCGGGTGCTCGATATCCCGCCGCAGCAGTGCATCACCCGCGACAACGTGGCGATCGAGGTGGATGCCGTTGTGTATTGGCAGCTGCTGGAGCACTCCCGCGCCTACTACGGCGTGGACAACCTGCAGGCGGCGATGGTGAATCTGGTGCTCACCCAGATCCGCGCTGAGATGGGCAAGCTTGATCTTGATCAAACCTTCACCACCCGCCAGGAGGTGAATGAAGCGCTGCTGCGCGAGCTCGATCAGGCCACCGATCCCTGGGGCGTGAAGGTGACCCGCGTTGAACTGCGCGACATCCAGCCCTCCCGCGGCGTGCAGCAGGCGATGGAGCAGCAGATGACCGCCGAGCGCGAAAAGCGGGCGGCGATTTTGCGCTCGGAAGGCGAGCGCGAATCGCAGCTCAACGCCGCCCGCGGCCGGGCTGAAGCCTTGGTGCTCGATGCCAAGGCCAAGCAGGAAGCGCTGCTGCTGGAAGCTGAAGCCCAGGCCAAGCAACAGGAGCTGCTGGCTCAGGCCCGCGCCGATGCCGCCACCCGGCTGGCAACGGTGATGCAATCCCACCCGCAGGCCTCCGAGGCCATTCGCCTGCTGCTGGCCGGCGATTGGATGGCCATGGGCGAATCGATGGCCAATGCCCCTGCCGGCAGCGTGCTGATGGTGGATCCCCAGAGCCCTGCCGCTCTGCTCACGGCCCTGCGCGATCTGCAGAAGCCTCAGGGCTAA
- a CDS encoding thiamine phosphate synthase codes for MTAPAQLQPVLRLLDANLDRAREGLRVVEDWCRFGLDRADLVAQLKDLRQRLGLLHHERYKQARHTAGDVAAGMAHPAQEQRQQPQQVVAANCGRVQEALRVLEEFGRGVDAPLVSEAAAIRYALYDLEVELLRAAGTGDQRRRQLAECQLYLVTSPAPDLLKVVQAALEGGVRLVQYRAKEGSLAPDGQPITDAVRFEQAQALRQLCSSFGALFVVNDRIDLALAVDADGVHLGQGDLPPALARSLLGPEKLIGRSTHALSQLHQAMADGCDYVGVGPVNATPTKPGREPVGLDYVRQAAAESTIPFFAIGGIEPGNLAAVQAAGAKRVAVVRAITAASDPAAASRQLLDLLQAA; via the coding sequence ATGACCGCCCCAGCACAACTCCAGCCGGTGTTGCGCCTGCTCGACGCCAACCTCGATCGCGCCCGCGAAGGCCTGCGGGTGGTTGAAGACTGGTGCCGTTTCGGCCTTGATCGCGCCGATTTGGTGGCCCAGCTCAAGGATCTGCGCCAGCGGCTGGGCCTGTTGCATCACGAGCGCTACAAGCAGGCCCGCCATACCGCTGGGGATGTGGCGGCAGGCATGGCCCATCCCGCCCAGGAGCAGCGTCAGCAGCCCCAGCAGGTTGTGGCGGCCAATTGCGGGCGGGTGCAGGAGGCATTGCGGGTGCTGGAGGAATTCGGGCGAGGGGTGGATGCACCGCTGGTCAGCGAGGCCGCGGCGATTCGCTATGCCCTCTACGACCTGGAAGTGGAGCTGCTTCGAGCCGCAGGCACCGGCGATCAGCGGCGCCGCCAGCTGGCTGAGTGCCAGCTGTATCTGGTCACCAGCCCCGCTCCTGATCTGCTGAAGGTGGTGCAGGCCGCTTTGGAGGGAGGGGTGCGGCTGGTGCAATACCGGGCCAAGGAGGGAAGCCTGGCTCCCGATGGTCAGCCGATCACCGATGCGGTGCGCTTCGAGCAAGCCCAGGCGTTGCGCCAGCTCTGCAGCAGCTTTGGAGCCTTGTTTGTGGTGAACGACCGCATCGACCTGGCCTTGGCAGTGGATGCCGATGGTGTGCACCTGGGTCAAGGTGATCTGCCGCCTGCGCTGGCCCGATCCTTGCTGGGCCCGGAGAAGCTGATCGGCCGCAGCACCCATGCCCTCAGCCAGCTGCACCAGGCGATGGCCGATGGCTGCGATTACGTGGGGGTGGGGCCCGTGAATGCCACTCCCACCAAGCCAGGCCGTGAGCCGGTGGGCTTGGATTACGTGCGCCAGGCGGCGGCCGAAAGCACGATTCCTTTCTTTGCAATCGGCGGCATCGAGCCTGGCAATCTGGCGGCCGTGCAGGCAGCAGGTGCGAAGCGGGTGGCGGTGGTGCGAGCGATCACGGCAGCGTCTGACCCGGCTGCGGCCAGCCGCCAACTGCTGGATTTGCTGCAGGCAGCCTGA
- the trmD gene encoding tRNA (guanosine(37)-N1)-methyltransferase TrmD: protein MRLDVVSLAPEAFTPLRGLGVIGRAFAAGRAELHVHNPRDYATDRYRKVDDEPYGGGAGMVLKPEPVYAAVEAIPVLPRRRVLLMSPQGKPLEQADLRRWASGYDQLVFLCGHYEGFDERIRALADEEVSIGDFVLTGGELPAMTIINGVVRLLPGTVGTEACLEEESHSALLLEHPHYTRPADFRGLTVPDVLRSGDHGAIARWRAEQQQERTRDRRPDLYARWQAQQQQQ, encoded by the coding sequence ATGCGCCTTGATGTGGTGAGCCTGGCGCCGGAGGCGTTCACGCCTTTGCGGGGTCTTGGCGTGATCGGCCGCGCCTTCGCCGCCGGCCGCGCTGAGCTGCACGTGCACAACCCGCGCGATTACGCCACCGATCGCTACCGCAAGGTGGACGATGAGCCCTATGGCGGCGGTGCCGGGATGGTGCTCAAGCCCGAGCCGGTGTACGCCGCGGTGGAGGCAATTCCGGTGCTGCCGCGGCGGCGGGTGCTGCTGATGAGCCCCCAGGGCAAGCCGCTGGAGCAGGCCGACCTACGCCGCTGGGCCAGCGGCTACGACCAGCTGGTGTTTCTCTGCGGCCACTACGAAGGTTTCGATGAGCGCATCCGCGCCCTGGCCGATGAAGAGGTGTCGATCGGGGATTTCGTGCTCACCGGCGGTGAACTGCCGGCGATGACGATCATCAACGGCGTGGTGCGCCTGCTACCAGGCACCGTGGGCACCGAGGCCTGCCTGGAAGAGGAAAGCCACAGCGCCCTGCTGCTGGAGCACCCCCACTACACCCGTCCCGCCGACTTCCGCGGTCTCACCGTGCCTGATGTGCTGCGCAGCGGCGACCACGGCGCCATCGCCCGCTGGCGAGCCGAGCAGCAACAAGAGCGCACCCGCGACCGCCGCCCCGACCTCTACGCCCGCTGGCAGGCGCAGCAACAGCAGCAGTAG
- a CDS encoding DUF1517 domain-containing protein, with amino-acid sequence MLPALISAALAVVVLLPQPALAASGGRIGGGSFRSAPMPRSYSGGYGGGGYQRGYGGGIGFPFIVPFFFGGGGLFGFLVLMAVVGLVLNAVRGGGGGGGQALPAGVRGGGLDAYRPDGPVSIAQLQVGLLASARDLQRDLRNLASSSDTSTSSGLQRVLQDSTLALLRHPDLWVYANADVGQVPFQAAESTFNRLSMTERSKLSGEITTNVSGSRGTAASTAGDADATSDYIAVTLLVASRSRITLKPLNGSEELREVLRVIGSVPSDQLLALEVIWQPEGAGEVLSADELITAYPDLKHL; translated from the coding sequence ATGCTGCCGGCATTGATCAGCGCGGCCCTTGCGGTGGTGGTGCTGTTACCCCAGCCCGCCCTGGCCGCCAGCGGTGGTCGCATCGGTGGTGGCAGCTTCCGCTCCGCCCCCATGCCCCGCAGCTACAGCGGCGGATATGGCGGTGGTGGCTACCAGCGGGGCTACGGCGGCGGCATCGGCTTTCCCTTCATCGTGCCGTTCTTCTTCGGTGGTGGTGGTCTGTTTGGCTTCTTGGTGCTGATGGCGGTGGTGGGCCTGGTGCTCAATGCCGTCCGCGGCGGTGGTGGCGGCGGCGGTCAAGCCCTGCCCGCTGGGGTGCGCGGTGGTGGTCTCGATGCCTATCGGCCCGATGGACCCGTGTCGATCGCTCAGTTGCAGGTGGGCCTGCTGGCGTCAGCCCGCGATCTGCAGCGTGATCTGCGCAACCTCGCATCCAGTTCCGATACCAGCACCAGCAGCGGTCTGCAGCGCGTGCTTCAGGACAGCACCCTGGCCCTGCTTCGCCATCCAGATCTGTGGGTGTACGCCAACGCCGACGTGGGCCAGGTGCCCTTCCAGGCTGCGGAATCCACCTTCAATCGCCTCTCGATGACCGAGCGCAGCAAGCTCTCGGGTGAGATCACCACCAACGTGAGCGGGTCCCGCGGCACGGCTGCCTCCACTGCTGGCGATGCCGATGCCACCAGCGATTACATCGCCGTGACGCTGCTGGTGGCCAGCCGCAGCCGCATCACCCTGAAGCCGCTGAACGGCAGCGAAGAGCTGCGCGAAGTGTTGCGGGTGATCGGCTCGGTGCCCTCGGATCAGCTGCTGGCCTTGGAGGTGATCTGGCAACCGGAAGGCGCGGGCGAGGTGCTAAGCGCCGATGAGCTGATCACGGCCTATCCAGATCTGAAGCATCTTTGA
- a CDS encoding TIGR03792 family protein: MLLAGHPDVAIAEQQQLGGSFEVAVVEHLRVKVPAEARAAWLEAERGSWDPWLAQQSGYLGRDLLWDAEREEGTLLIRWASREQWKAIPVAEVEAVQERFEQLAREATGTSQGNPFPLVFEGELQPAA; this comes from the coding sequence ATGCTGCTGGCCGGCCATCCCGATGTGGCGATCGCCGAGCAGCAACAGCTCGGCGGCAGCTTCGAAGTGGCGGTGGTGGAGCACCTGCGGGTGAAGGTGCCAGCCGAAGCCCGTGCCGCCTGGCTTGAGGCCGAGCGCGGCAGTTGGGATCCCTGGCTGGCGCAGCAATCCGGCTATCTCGGGCGTGATCTGCTCTGGGATGCCGAACGCGAAGAAGGGACCCTTCTGATCCGCTGGGCTAGCCGCGAACAGTGGAAAGCGATTCCCGTAGCCGAGGTGGAAGCCGTGCAAGAGCGCTTTGAGCAATTAGCCCGCGAGGCCACAGGCACGAGCCAGGGCAATCCTTTCCCCTTGGTATTTGAAGGCGAGCTGCAGCCAGCGGCATGA
- a CDS encoding NfeD family protein, whose protein sequence is MVPAPLLWFVLALALLGAEWLGAEFDGLLAAALAALGVSLLTALVPGLGLVAQLLLFGAATAGVLLALQRWSRRRSRAIPASGTSDRATVISGFSDANSSGRVRWQGQSWAATNLTPEQALAPGDAVLVMGRDGNQLQVLSDHQQLP, encoded by the coding sequence ATGGTTCCAGCTCCGCTGCTCTGGTTTGTGCTGGCCCTGGCGCTGCTGGGGGCCGAATGGCTCGGAGCCGAATTCGATGGGCTTCTGGCTGCGGCCCTAGCAGCACTGGGCGTGTCGCTGCTCACAGCCCTAGTGCCAGGGCTGGGGCTTGTGGCTCAGCTGCTGCTGTTTGGGGCGGCCACTGCAGGCGTGCTGCTGGCGCTGCAGCGCTGGTCGCGGCGACGCAGCCGGGCGATCCCAGCCAGTGGCACAAGCGATAGGGCCACCGTGATCAGTGGTTTCAGCGATGCCAACAGCTCCGGCCGCGTGCGCTGGCAAGGCCAAAGCTGGGCTGCCACCAACCTCACTCCCGAGCAAGCCCTTGCACCCGGCGATGCCGTGCTGGTGATGGGCCGTGATGGCAACCAGCTGCAGGTGCTCAGCGATCACCAGCAGCTTCCCTAA
- a CDS encoding Bax inhibitor-1 family protein, producing the protein MPASSNFQEAIREAQSSALVGPNVVNKALPYVGGGMVLTAGGVMGGLALMASNPALFMPLFWVALIGNFILFFAAQNVAMKGNNGTALPLLAAYSLITGYTLSGLVAMAIGTAGIGAIGTAALATGITFVAASVMGRRMSDSVGQALSGVVGLGIIGLVIAMLVQIVGGIFVPGFGMGGMELLIAGFGTVIFVGAAFVDFYTMPRTYSDDQYLAGALGMYLTYINLFIFILRLVIALNGGGRRD; encoded by the coding sequence ATGCCGGCCAGCAGCAATTTCCAGGAGGCCATCCGCGAGGCTCAATCGAGCGCGCTGGTGGGCCCCAATGTGGTCAACAAGGCGTTGCCCTACGTGGGCGGCGGGATGGTGCTCACCGCCGGTGGCGTCATGGGCGGTCTGGCCCTCATGGCCAGTAACCCGGCGCTGTTCATGCCCCTGTTCTGGGTGGCCTTGATCGGCAACTTCATCCTCTTCTTCGCGGCCCAAAACGTGGCCATGAAGGGCAACAACGGCACGGCACTGCCGCTGCTGGCCGCCTACAGCCTGATCACCGGCTACACCCTCAGCGGCCTGGTAGCCATGGCCATCGGCACCGCGGGCATCGGCGCCATCGGCACGGCTGCCCTCGCCACGGGCATCACCTTCGTGGCGGCCTCAGTGATGGGCCGTCGCATGAGCGACAGCGTCGGTCAGGCCCTGAGCGGCGTTGTGGGGCTGGGCATTATCGGCCTGGTGATCGCCATGCTCGTGCAGATCGTGGGCGGCATCTTTGTGCCCGGCTTCGGCATGGGCGGCATGGAGCTGCTGATCGCCGGCTTCGGCACCGTGATCTTCGTGGGCGCCGCCTTCGTCGACTTCTACACGATGCCCCGCACCTACAGCGATGACCAGTATCTGGCCGGCGCTCTGGGCATGTACCTCACCTACATCAACCTCTTCATCTTCATCCTGCGCCTGGTGATCGCCCTCAACGGTGGCGGCCGCCGCGACTGA
- a CDS encoding DUF389 domain-containing protein, with product MELAPRLRPWLRAYLSNPRNRLPQNQLDALLDAQLEDPVRYAVLLALAAGIATYGLIGDSSPVIIGAMIVSPLMSPILGLAYGLVRPDPGLRSRSLRWIVWGVLEVVLISFLLSNLSGYVAYRSEVLNRIEPCSLDLWVALISGAAGAFCTLNPQVASSLAGVAIAVALVPPLCVTGIGLAGLMDVVNHGNFLLSDLSWPVTSGSFLLFFTNLFGITVAAALVLRLYGYGRRTAMGRLFASLSLLLAAVVIPLWLNDASVFLQARVQKSLHVIERLYPAMEIKTVIAQPKHQPPQVEFVLGVPRQPTIDERRDILRLVASILGRRVQASFSFVSRASS from the coding sequence GTGGAGCTTGCGCCGCGTTTACGCCCCTGGCTGAGGGCCTACCTCTCCAATCCCCGTAACCGGTTGCCGCAGAACCAGCTGGACGCATTGCTGGATGCCCAGTTGGAAGATCCAGTGCGCTATGCGGTGTTGTTAGCGCTGGCCGCCGGCATTGCCACCTATGGCCTGATCGGTGATAGCTCCCCGGTGATCATCGGGGCGATGATCGTCAGCCCGTTGATGTCACCCATCCTCGGCCTGGCCTATGGCTTGGTGCGCCCGGATCCTGGGCTACGCAGCCGCAGCCTGCGCTGGATCGTCTGGGGCGTGCTGGAAGTTGTCTTGATCAGCTTTCTGCTGTCCAACCTCAGCGGTTATGTGGCCTACCGCAGCGAGGTGTTGAACCGGATTGAGCCCTGCAGCCTCGATCTGTGGGTGGCGTTGATCTCCGGGGCAGCTGGAGCCTTCTGCACCCTGAACCCCCAGGTGGCCAGCAGCCTGGCGGGGGTGGCGATTGCGGTGGCGCTGGTGCCGCCGTTATGCGTCACCGGGATCGGATTGGCCGGGCTGATGGATGTGGTGAATCACGGCAACTTTCTGCTGAGTGATCTCAGCTGGCCGGTGACGAGTGGTTCTTTTCTGCTGTTTTTTACCAACCTATTTGGCATCACGGTGGCGGCTGCTTTGGTGCTGCGGCTCTACGGCTATGGCCGCCGAACGGCCATGGGCCGGCTGTTCGCCTCCCTCAGCCTGCTGTTGGCGGCGGTGGTGATTCCGCTTTGGTTGAACGATGCATCGGTGTTTCTGCAGGCCCGGGTGCAGAAGTCATTGCATGTGATTGAGCGGCTGTATCCCGCGATGGAGATCAAAACGGTGATCGCCCAACCCAAACACCAGCCTCCGCAGGTGGAGTTTGTTCTGGGTGTGCCGCGTCAGCCCACCATCGATGAGCGCCGCGACATTCTGCGGCTGGTGGCATCGATCCTGGGGCGCCGCGTGCAAGCCAGCTTCAGCTTTGTCAGCCGCGCATCGTCTTGA
- the era gene encoding GTPase Era, with product MAGGFELGQSPEGFRSGFVALVGRPNVGKSTLLNHLVGEKVAITSPIAQTTRNRLRAILTTPKAQLVLVDTPGIHKPHHLLGERLVQSARGAIGEVDLVLLLVDGSQPAGRGDGFIVELLSHARAPVHVALNKHDLVDPAQAAELEASYRELVPDWPLHPVSALTGDGTNSLVEALTAALPEGPHLYPPDAVSDQPEQLLLAELIREQVLQHTREEVPHSVAVQIERIVDDGPRTAVLATVLVERNSQKGILIGKGGRMLRDIGSGARQQMQKLINGPVYLELFVKVVPNWRRSAARLAELGYRGDS from the coding sequence ATGGCCGGCGGCTTCGAGCTGGGCCAGAGCCCAGAAGGCTTTCGATCTGGCTTCGTTGCCCTGGTTGGGCGGCCCAACGTGGGCAAATCCACCCTGCTCAATCACTTGGTAGGCGAGAAGGTGGCGATTACCTCGCCAATCGCCCAAACCACCCGCAACCGGCTGCGCGCCATCCTCACCACCCCTAAGGCCCAGCTGGTGCTGGTAGACACGCCAGGCATCCACAAACCGCACCATCTCCTGGGCGAGCGGCTCGTACAAAGCGCCCGCGGGGCCATCGGCGAGGTTGATCTGGTGTTGTTGCTCGTGGATGGCAGCCAACCAGCCGGACGGGGCGACGGGTTCATCGTGGAACTCCTCTCCCATGCCCGAGCGCCGGTGCATGTGGCCCTGAATAAGCACGACCTGGTCGATCCCGCCCAGGCTGCAGAGCTGGAAGCCAGCTACCGCGAACTGGTGCCCGACTGGCCCCTGCACCCGGTGAGCGCCCTCACCGGCGATGGCACCAACAGCCTGGTGGAGGCCCTCACGGCCGCGTTGCCGGAGGGGCCTCACTTGTATCCGCCCGATGCGGTGAGCGACCAGCCCGAGCAACTGCTGCTGGCGGAATTGATCCGCGAGCAGGTGCTGCAGCACACCCGCGAAGAGGTGCCCCACTCGGTGGCGGTGCAGATCGAGCGCATCGTGGATGATGGCCCGCGCACGGCCGTGCTGGCCACGGTGCTGGTGGAGCGCAACAGCCAGAAGGGAATCCTGATCGGCAAAGGCGGCCGCATGCTCCGTGACATCGGCAGCGGTGCGCGCCAGCAGATGCAGAAGCTGATCAATGGCCCGGTGTATCTCGAGCTGTTCGTGAAAGTGGTGCCCAACTGGCGCCGCAGCGCCGCTCGCCTGGCCGAACTGGGCTATCGGGGAGATAGCTGA
- the ispF gene encoding 2-C-methyl-D-erythritol 2,4-cyclodiphosphate synthase encodes MQLRIGNGYDIHRLVPGRALILGGQRLEHPAGLGLDGHSDADVLVHAIMDALLGALSLGDIGKYFPPDDPQWKGADSLLLLEQVVALVAERGWQVINVDSVVIAERPKLKPHIAAMRAAIAARMGLEPDQVGVKATTNEKLGPEGREEGISCQAVALLQKP; translated from the coding sequence ATGCAGCTCCGTATCGGGAACGGCTACGACATCCATCGGCTGGTGCCGGGCCGCGCCTTAATCCTGGGAGGTCAGCGGCTGGAGCACCCGGCAGGGCTTGGGCTGGACGGCCACAGCGATGCTGACGTGCTGGTGCACGCCATCATGGATGCCCTGCTGGGAGCCCTGTCGCTGGGCGACATCGGCAAGTATTTCCCGCCCGATGATCCGCAGTGGAAGGGGGCCGACAGCCTCTTACTGCTGGAGCAAGTGGTGGCGCTCGTTGCCGAGCGGGGCTGGCAAGTGATCAATGTGGATTCGGTGGTGATCGCCGAGCGCCCCAAGCTCAAACCGCACATCGCAGCGATGCGAGCCGCCATTGCCGCCCGTATGGGGCTCGAGCCCGATCAGGTGGGCGTGAAGGCCACCACCAACGAAAAGCTCGGCCCTGAAGGACGCGAAGAGGGCATCTCCTGCCAGGCGGTGGCGCTGCTGCAGAAGCCGTGA
- a CDS encoding phycobiliprotein lyase, with protein MSDPATFPPATIEAFLRFCEGEWMSLRSRFQLGSDAEAGEGDEWHSSERGELVVRYVEPSASSQPGGISVGPKDQTPRQLLFAADGSFQSGDQQGCWTLWPDGSLELVVQLGGGELRERIWFNKPNLRLRSTIEQPADGTPGRASFSSEIRRVSKPATPAA; from the coding sequence ATGAGCGATCCCGCCACCTTTCCCCCCGCCACCATCGAGGCCTTCCTGCGCTTCTGCGAAGGCGAGTGGATGAGCCTGCGTTCACGCTTCCAGCTGGGCAGCGACGCCGAAGCCGGCGAGGGTGATGAATGGCACAGCAGCGAGCGCGGTGAGCTGGTGGTGCGCTACGTGGAGCCCTCGGCCAGCAGCCAACCGGGCGGCATCAGTGTGGGCCCGAAGGATCAAACGCCGCGGCAGCTGCTGTTTGCTGCCGACGGCAGCTTCCAAAGCGGCGATCAACAGGGCTGCTGGACCCTCTGGCCCGACGGCAGCCTGGAGCTGGTTGTGCAGCTAGGCGGCGGCGAACTACGCGAGCGCATCTGGTTCAACAAGCCCAACCTGCGCCTGCGCTCCACGATCGAACAGCCCGCCGACGGCACACCAGGCCGCGCCAGTTTCAGCTCTGAAATCCGCCGGGTGAGCAAACCGGCGACCCCAGCCGCTTGA
- the rpsP gene encoding 30S ribosomal protein S16 has protein sequence MIKLRLKRFGKKREASFRLVACNSTSRRDGRPLEELGFYNPRTKETRLDTEAIRARLAQGAQPTESVLTLLERGGLVEKKVRPSVVIGQKKQAAAREAAAKQAAKEAAEAKAAEAAAAAEAAAAPAEGAAEA, from the coding sequence ATGATCAAGCTCCGCCTGAAGCGGTTCGGTAAAAAGCGGGAAGCGAGCTTCCGCCTGGTGGCCTGCAACAGCACCTCCCGGCGCGATGGTCGCCCCCTCGAGGAGCTGGGCTTCTACAACCCCCGCACCAAGGAAACCCGCCTCGACACCGAAGCGATCCGTGCACGCCTGGCACAGGGTGCCCAACCCACCGAAAGCGTGCTCACCCTGCTTGAGCGCGGCGGCCTTGTAGAGAAGAAGGTGCGCCCTTCCGTGGTAATTGGCCAGAAGAAGCAAGCCGCTGCCCGTGAAGCCGCTGCCAAGCAGGCAGCCAAGGAAGCCGCTGAAGCCAAGGCTGCTGAGGCTGCCGCCGCTGCAGAAGCTGCTGCTGCTCCCGCCGAAGGCGCTGCTGAAGCCTGA
- a CDS encoding PhoH family protein, protein MSGADTLTSFSIDLPDQDAAMALAGEAETTLHRLEALTGASLVLRGLSLQLRGRPNQLERAAGLVELLRPLWQEGQAITQVDVQTALSALDTGRGDEHQQLGKQVLARSQSGKLLRPRTLKQKAYVEAIERHDLTLALGPAGTGKTFLAAVQAVRALQERRVERLILTRPAVEAGERLGFLPGDLQQKVDPYLRPLYDALHTLLGQERTAALIEKNVIEVAPLAYMRGRTLADAFVILDEAQNTTTAQMRMVLTRLGEGSRMVVTGDPTQIDLPPGQLSGLIEAAQVLDGVEGVAICRLTAADVVRHPLVQRLVNAYASRDDERSASRGPHRR, encoded by the coding sequence ATGTCCGGGGCTGACACCCTCACCTCTTTCAGCATCGATTTGCCCGACCAGGATGCCGCCATGGCTCTGGCGGGCGAAGCGGAAACCACCCTGCATCGCCTCGAAGCCCTGACTGGTGCCTCGCTGGTGTTGCGGGGTTTGTCATTGCAATTGCGCGGTCGCCCCAACCAGCTGGAGCGCGCCGCCGGGTTGGTGGAACTGCTCCGCCCCCTCTGGCAGGAGGGCCAAGCGATCACCCAGGTGGACGTGCAAACGGCACTCTCCGCCCTCGATACGGGCCGTGGCGATGAGCACCAGCAACTGGGTAAACAAGTGTTGGCCCGCAGCCAGAGCGGCAAGCTGCTGCGCCCGCGCACGCTCAAGCAAAAGGCCTACGTCGAGGCGATTGAGCGCCACGACCTCACCCTGGCCCTAGGTCCCGCCGGCACCGGCAAAACCTTTTTGGCCGCCGTTCAGGCTGTGCGCGCTCTTCAGGAGCGCCGGGTGGAGCGGCTGATCCTCACGCGCCCCGCCGTGGAAGCGGGTGAGCGGCTCGGCTTTCTGCCGGGCGACCTGCAACAGAAGGTGGATCCCTACCTGCGCCCTCTTTACGACGCCCTGCACACCCTTCTGGGCCAAGAGCGCACCGCCGCCCTGATCGAAAAAAATGTGATCGAAGTGGCGCCGCTGGCCTACATGCGTGGCCGCACCCTGGCCGATGCCTTCGTGATCCTCGACGAGGCCCAGAACACCACCACCGCCCAGATGCGCATGGTGCTCACCCGCCTCGGTGAAGGCTCCCGCATGGTGGTCACGGGCGATCCCACCCAGATCGATCTGCCACCGGGCCAGCTCAGCGGCCTGATCGAGGCGGCTCAGGTGCTGGACGGGGTGGAAGGCGTTGCCATCTGCCGGCTCACCGCTGCTGATGTGGTGCGCCACCCGCTGGTGCAGCGCCTAGTCAACGCCTACGCCAGCCGCGACGACGAACGCAGCGCTAGCCGCGGACCTCACCGGCGCTGA